One genomic region from Candidatus Dependentiae bacterium encodes:
- a CDS encoding OmpH family outer membrane protein, with the protein VFADTANNSTLISIDSLTVLQKSKEGKVLAEKLQKDIEVFQKEVQSAQKKVAELQENIQKQAKVLSKEALMEKGEELANAKKRAERELGDKDETLKIKVQREQTALRDKQLKVAKGCFDKNGWGMAIDVNTPGVLFVNKAIDKTEEVLKEVDCAYEKELANKTKTIKAA; encoded by the coding sequence GTTTTTGCTGATACTGCAAATAATTCTACATTAATATCAATCGATAGTTTGACAGTTTTACAAAAATCAAAAGAAGGAAAAGTTTTAGCAGAAAAGTTACAAAAGGATATTGAAGTTTTCCAAAAAGAAGTTCAATCGGCTCAAAAAAAAGTAGCAGAGTTGCAAGAAAATATTCAAAAACAGGCTAAAGTTTTAAGCAAAGAAGCATTGATGGAAAAGGGTGAAGAACTTGCAAATGCGAAAAAAAGAGCAGAAAGAGAATTGGGCGATAAAGATGAAACTTTAAAAATAAAAGTACAAAGAGAACAAACAGCTTTGCGTGACAAACAATTAAAAGTTGCAAAAGGTTGTTTTGATAAAAATGGTTGGGGAATGGCTATAGATGTTAATACTCCCGGGGTTCTTTTTGTTAATAAAGCAATAGATAAAACAGAAGAAGTTTTAAAAGAAGTAGATTGCGCATACGAAAAAGAATTGGCAAATAAAACGAAAACAATTAAGGCTGCTTAA
- the prs gene encoding ribose-phosphate diphosphokinase, which translates to MNFEIITLNNSNFVINLEKIINKKVIKFDSDIFADSEICIKWQNLSFIKKQIFIVHQFSFETKSINDQIIELLLLSDLAKKMGAEKIFVILPYYPYSRHDKSFDKKLNGPVFLFDKLFKACGIDEIITFELHNSLVKNNFLVKTQEVNLINFGVDFFNKNKNIVFDDINVCFLSPDQGRAESIKQIAQFAGVDFAYVKKERIKKDFAVSRELIGDVKNKNVIIIDDIIDTGNTAIGACEIAMNNGAKQVLGFFAHAVLSKDCIKKLNDSKFKHIFITDTVLTEGKLSLTDKITQTTLAYELGDFLKKNYFNY; encoded by the coding sequence TTGAATTTTGAAATTATAACGTTAAATAATTCTAATTTTGTAATAAATTTAGAAAAGATTATAAATAAAAAAGTTATAAAATTTGATTCAGATATTTTTGCAGATTCTGAAATTTGCATAAAATGGCAAAATTTATCATTTATTAAAAAGCAAATTTTTATTGTTCATCAATTTTCTTTTGAAACAAAATCCATAAACGATCAGATTATAGAACTTTTATTATTGTCTGATTTGGCAAAAAAAATGGGCGCAGAGAAAATTTTTGTCATATTGCCATACTATCCATATTCTAGGCACGATAAATCATTTGATAAAAAATTAAATGGACCGGTGTTTTTATTTGATAAATTATTTAAAGCTTGCGGGATAGATGAAATAATAACTTTTGAATTGCATAATTCTTTGGTAAAAAATAATTTTTTAGTAAAAACACAAGAAGTAAATCTAATTAATTTTGGCGTTGATTTTTTTAATAAAAATAAAAATATAGTATTCGATGATATTAACGTTTGTTTTTTATCTCCTGATCAAGGTCGAGCTGAATCAATAAAGCAAATTGCTCAATTTGCCGGTGTTGATTTTGCATATGTAAAAAAAGAGAGAATAAAAAAAGATTTTGCCGTATCGCGTGAGTTAATTGGAGATGTTAAAAATAAAAATGTGATAATTATTGATGATATTATTGATACCGGAAATACGGCGATTGGTGCTTGTGAAATTGCTATGAATAATGGAGCAAAACAAGTTTTAGGTTTTTTTGCACATGCAGTACTTTCAAAAGATTGTATTAAAAAATTGAATGATTCAAAATTTAAACATATTTTTATAACAGATACGGTTTTGACTGAAGGCAAACTTAGTTTGACTGATAAAATAACACAAACAACTTTAGCTTATGAGCTTGGTGATTTTTTGAAAAAAAATTATTTTAATTATTAG
- the lpxD gene encoding UDP-3-O-(3-hydroxymyristoyl)glucosamine N-acyltransferase, with amino-acid sequence MQINLSLEQVRNIIGAESGSDDSFLVENITSLENATEKDIAVILDLGSESVFSGVDVDKIKNSKAGIILASKEIVPGKKYLLTKDSLDSFTKIINFSNKNIKSENPEISENVIIGQHSTVGDNSKIAQDSIIDSNVFIGKNVFIGKNVKIYSGAKILDNCIIGDNCIIHANAVIGSDGFGYSITKTGLSKIPQIGIVKIGNNVEIGACTTVDRASFEATIISDGCKIDNLVHIAHNVIVGPHTVILAQTGIAGSVKIGAGCQIGGQVAIRDHIKIGNNVKIVSKSGVMNDLLDGQTVAGIPAIKFSEWKRLIVISSKLPEYLKLFKEREKKNSFWSKIFK; translated from the coding sequence ATGCAAATTAATTTAAGTTTAGAACAAGTAAGAAATATCATCGGAGCTGAATCAGGCTCCGATGATTCTTTTTTAGTCGAAAATATTACATCTTTGGAAAATGCTACAGAAAAAGATATTGCAGTAATTTTAGATCTTGGATCAGAGTCTGTATTTTCAGGTGTTGACGTTGATAAAATAAAAAACAGTAAAGCCGGGATTATATTGGCATCTAAAGAAATTGTTCCTGGAAAAAAATATTTATTAACTAAAGATAGTTTGGATTCTTTTACTAAAATAATAAATTTTTCAAACAAAAATATAAAATCTGAAAATCCTGAAATATCTGAAAATGTAATAATTGGCCAACATAGTACTGTTGGTGATAATTCAAAAATTGCACAAGACTCAATAATTGATTCAAATGTTTTTATTGGCAAAAATGTTTTTATTGGTAAAAATGTAAAAATATATTCCGGCGCAAAAATTTTGGATAATTGTATTATTGGTGATAATTGTATTATTCATGCCAATGCTGTTATAGGATCCGATGGATTTGGTTACAGTATTACAAAAACCGGTCTTTCAAAAATACCGCAAATAGGAATAGTTAAAATTGGAAATAACGTAGAGATTGGTGCGTGTACCACAGTAGATAGAGCGTCTTTCGAGGCTACAATTATTTCAGATGGTTGTAAAATTGATAATTTGGTACACATTGCTCACAATGTAATTGTGGGACCACACACTGTAATTTTGGCTCAGACCGGAATAGCTGGAAGTGTAAAAATTGGAGCCGGGTGTCAAATTGGTGGCCAAGTTGCAATTCGAGATCATATAAAAATTGGTAATAATGTAAAAATAGTTTCCAAATCAGGTGTAATGAATGATCTTTTGGATGGACAAACTGTTGCGGGAATTCCTGCTATAAAATTTTCTGAATGGAAACGTTTGATTGTGATTTCTTCAAAATTACCGGAATATTTAAAATTATTTAAAGAAAGAGAGAAAAAAAATAGTTTTTGGTCAAAAATTTTTAAATAA